One region of Pyramidobacter sp. YE332 genomic DNA includes:
- a CDS encoding A24 family peptidase, which produces MTPCWVAALCGAAAGAFVCALARRTADDERKILAGRRAFAGCAVLTAVSWALLVSGWPLRRDWALAAAALCFAEFHALTDLSDGYVYDRAVAASLAAALALRLPYGVLSGAKEILLGMAAGAAPLALIVLVTRGGMGWGDVFLMAGLGALLGWKLTALTLYGGIVSGGVAALFLLLAKRVGRKDALPLAPFLLIGLLFALWAAPRIGPRLGTAIRFFEEEPAASARLVRGENPP; this is translated from the coding sequence ATGACGCCCTGCTGGGTGGCCGCCCTGTGCGGAGCCGCCGCCGGAGCCTTCGTGTGCGCGCTCGCGCGCCGGACGGCGGACGATGAAAGGAAGATCCTTGCCGGCCGGCGCGCCTTCGCCGGCTGCGCCGTTCTGACGGCCGTTTCCTGGGCTCTGCTCGTTTCGGGATGGCCGCTGCGCCGCGACTGGGCGCTGGCCGCGGCGGCGCTGTGCTTCGCCGAGTTTCACGCGCTGACCGACCTGAGCGACGGCTACGTTTACGATCGGGCCGTCGCCGCTTCTCTGGCGGCGGCGCTGGCGCTGCGGCTGCCTTACGGCGTTCTGTCCGGAGCGAAGGAAATTCTTCTGGGCATGGCGGCCGGGGCCGCGCCGCTGGCGCTGATCGTCCTGGTCACGCGCGGCGGCATGGGCTGGGGCGACGTGTTCCTGATGGCGGGGCTGGGCGCGCTGCTGGGCTGGAAGCTGACGGCGCTGACTCTGTACGGCGGCATCGTCTCGGGCGGCGTCGCCGCCCTGTTCCTGCTGCTTGCGAAGCGCGTCGGGCGAAAAGACGCGCTGCCGCTGGCGCCGTTTTTGCTGATCGGCCTTCTTTTCGCGCTCTGGGCGGCGCCGCGGATCGGCCCGCGGCTGGGGACGGCGATCCGTTTTTTCGAAGAGGAGCCGGCCGCTTCCGCCCGCCTTGTCCGGGGAGAGAATCCGCCTTGA
- the mce gene encoding methylmalonyl-CoA epimerase → MNLTVIDHLGVAVPSIDEALAFWQDTLGVTCHGVEEVADQKVKTAFLPIKDTEVELLEPTSDDSPVAKFMEKNGGRGGLHHVAIRVENLEAALAELKEKGVRLIDEKPRRGAGGAMIAFLHPKSTGGVLLELCERR, encoded by the coding sequence ATGAATCTTACAGTGATCGATCATCTCGGCGTCGCCGTGCCCAGCATCGACGAAGCGCTCGCGTTCTGGCAGGACACGCTGGGCGTCACGTGCCACGGCGTGGAGGAGGTCGCCGACCAGAAGGTGAAGACGGCGTTCCTTCCCATCAAGGACACCGAAGTTGAGCTCCTCGAGCCGACCAGCGACGACAGCCCGGTGGCCAAGTTCATGGAGAAAAACGGCGGCCGCGGCGGCCTGCATCACGTGGCGATCCGCGTCGAGAATCTCGAAGCGGCTTTGGCCGAACTGAAGGAAAAAGGCGTTCGCCTGATCGACGAAAAGCCCCGCCGCGGCGCGGGCGGCGCGATGATCGCCTTTCTGCATCCCAAATCGACCGGCGGCGTGCTGCTCGAGCTCTGCGAACGCCGATAA
- a CDS encoding tetratricopeptide repeat protein, with product MLWLRRAADGGYAQAQRELGLLYETGERLEKDTARAVALYSEAAAQDDAFAMKFLAVLYLNGNNPAHRRTAFELLNRADRANLPEAQLLLAQLYQKGVFVKKDAKRAVQWYKKAARNGSSEAMNILAWRCENGEGVKKSPAKALQWYKAAAERGEHNALFRLGVLYYTGKHVAADHALAFEYFKKAAELGDVTAWYNVAWLNKTGDGTAQNFQEAKTWFERAALTGNSRAQVNLGVMYANGEGFPVDFEEACFWFELSKLCGNEDAQQGLDFVAPQLDDAAKDRARRRAQRTFKRMRRQRDEQP from the coding sequence ATGCTCTGGCTGCGCCGCGCGGCCGACGGGGGCTATGCGCAGGCGCAGCGGGAGCTCGGGCTCCTCTACGAAACGGGCGAAAGGCTCGAGAAAGACACCGCGCGGGCCGTCGCGCTTTACAGCGAAGCCGCGGCGCAGGACGACGCTTTTGCGATGAAGTTTCTCGCCGTGCTGTATCTGAACGGGAACAACCCCGCTCACAGAAGAACGGCTTTCGAGCTTCTCAATCGGGCGGACCGGGCGAATCTGCCCGAAGCGCAGCTGCTCCTCGCCCAGCTTTATCAAAAAGGGGTCTTCGTGAAGAAAGACGCAAAGCGGGCCGTGCAATGGTACAAAAAGGCGGCCCGAAACGGCAGCTCGGAGGCCATGAATATCCTGGCCTGGCGCTGCGAAAACGGCGAAGGCGTCAAAAAATCGCCGGCGAAGGCGCTGCAATGGTACAAGGCCGCCGCCGAACGGGGGGAGCACAACGCGCTCTTCCGTCTGGGCGTTCTGTATTACACGGGCAAACACGTCGCGGCCGATCACGCGCTGGCCTTCGAATATTTCAAGAAAGCGGCGGAGCTCGGCGACGTCACGGCATGGTACAACGTGGCCTGGTTGAACAAAACGGGCGACGGCACGGCGCAGAACTTTCAGGAGGCGAAGACCTGGTTCGAGCGCGCGGCGCTGACGGGCAACAGCCGCGCGCAGGTCAATCTCGGCGTGATGTACGCCAACGGCGAGGGATTCCCCGTCGATTTCGAGGAAGCCTGCTTCTGGTTCGAACTGTCGAAACTCTGCGGCAACGAGGACGCGCAGCAAGGGCTGGATTTCGTCGCGCCGCAACTGGATGACGCGGCCAAAGACCGCGCCCGGCGCCGCGCGCAGCGGACTTTCAAACGGATGCGCCGGCAGCGCGACGAGCAGCCGTAA
- the smpB gene encoding SsrA-binding protein SmpB yields MEQKKKDHVVALNRKARHDYFVVDTFECGVVLTGTEIKSVRAGKVNLKDGYAKFERGELWLMNVHISPYEKASWAQHDPRQNRKLLLHKSELRRLGAKVKEKGFTLVPLSMYLKEGRLAKVALALAQGKSAHDRRDAIIARDAKRAIARELRNRGKEY; encoded by the coding sequence ATGGAACAGAAGAAGAAAGACCATGTGGTCGCGCTGAACCGCAAGGCGCGCCACGACTACTTCGTCGTCGATACCTTCGAATGCGGCGTCGTGCTGACCGGCACGGAGATCAAGTCGGTGCGCGCCGGCAAAGTCAACTTGAAAGACGGCTACGCCAAGTTCGAACGCGGCGAGCTGTGGCTGATGAACGTCCACATCTCCCCGTACGAAAAAGCGAGCTGGGCCCAGCACGATCCGCGCCAAAACCGCAAGCTGCTGCTCCACAAGTCGGAACTGCGGCGGCTCGGTGCCAAGGTCAAAGAGAAAGGCTTCACGCTCGTTCCCCTTTCCATGTACCTGAAGGAGGGACGGCTGGCGAAAGTCGCGCTGGCCCTCGCGCAGGGAAAGAGCGCGCACGACCGCCGCGACGCGATCATCGCGCGCGACGCCAAGCGCGCCATCGCACGGGAGCTGCGCAACCGCGGCAAAGAGTATTAG
- a CDS encoding isochorismatase family protein: MEPVRLRAEKCVFVMIDLQEKLVPAMSGIEPVLYEAERLLKSAAVLKIPVLATEQYPKGLGATVPPLRGLLGPAAVMDKTSFSCFGADGFAAALARCGRRSAVVFGIESHICVFSTAMELKERGCAVAVVEEACASRNRRHHELAMRNLLAAGVAVLPVETVVYQLLGRAGTPEFKALLPLFK; the protein is encoded by the coding sequence ATGGAACCTGTGCGTCTGCGCGCGGAAAAATGCGTTTTTGTGATGATCGATCTGCAGGAAAAATTAGTGCCGGCGATGAGCGGGATCGAGCCGGTCTTGTACGAGGCGGAGCGGCTGCTGAAGTCGGCGGCGGTATTGAAAATCCCCGTGCTGGCGACCGAGCAGTATCCCAAGGGACTGGGAGCGACGGTGCCGCCGCTGCGCGGGCTGCTCGGTCCCGCGGCGGTGATGGACAAAACCAGCTTCTCCTGCTTCGGCGCGGACGGTTTTGCGGCGGCGCTGGCGCGCTGCGGGCGGAGGTCGGCCGTCGTCTTCGGGATCGAGAGCCATATCTGCGTTTTTTCCACGGCCATGGAGCTGAAAGAACGCGGCTGTGCCGTCGCCGTCGTCGAAGAGGCGTGCGCGAGCCGCAACCGCAGACATCACGAGCTGGCGATGCGCAACCTGCTGGCGGCGGGCGTCGCCGTGCTGCCGGTGGAAACGGTCGTCTATCAGCTTTTGGGCCGGGCAGGGACGCCGGAGTTCAAGGCGTTGCTGCCGCTGTTCAAATAA
- a CDS encoding B3/4 domain-containing protein produces the protein MARFTASEPFWNLFPQAEIGIVVARGLENHADRVKDRSAIAADLESALNESRKYLTGETLSQCPVVAVWRDAFKLFKTKKGARSSIEALLKRVEKGKGLGSVNPLVDIYNAVSLTWGFPVGGEDLDAFRGDLRLDVSAGGDPFLALGDETEEPTLPGEVCYRDDAGAVCRCWNWRDGQRTMLTEDTVNAFLVIESVAPERREDLRHALETLAEKTRRHLGGTCRVAVADRENRSASLE, from the coding sequence ATGGCCCGCTTTACCGCTTCGGAACCGTTTTGGAACCTGTTTCCCCAGGCCGAGATCGGCATCGTCGTCGCCCGCGGCCTGGAAAACCACGCCGACAGGGTGAAAGACCGCTCCGCCATCGCCGCAGACCTTGAGAGCGCGCTGAACGAGTCGAGAAAATACCTCACTGGCGAAACGCTCAGCCAGTGTCCCGTCGTGGCGGTCTGGCGCGACGCCTTCAAGCTCTTCAAAACGAAAAAAGGCGCGCGCAGCTCGATCGAAGCGCTGCTGAAGCGGGTGGAAAAAGGCAAGGGTCTCGGCAGCGTCAACCCGCTGGTGGACATCTACAACGCCGTGTCGCTCACCTGGGGCTTCCCCGTCGGCGGCGAAGATCTCGACGCCTTCCGGGGAGACCTGCGCCTCGACGTCAGCGCCGGCGGCGATCCCTTCCTGGCGCTTGGCGACGAGACGGAAGAGCCGACGTTGCCCGGCGAAGTCTGCTACCGCGACGACGCCGGCGCCGTATGCCGCTGCTGGAACTGGCGCGACGGCCAGCGCACCATGCTGACCGAAGACACGGTCAACGCCTTTCTGGTCATCGAATCCGTCGCTCCGGAACGCCGCGAGGATCTGCGCCACGCGCTGGAAACGCTGGCGGAAAAAACGCGGCGCCATCTTGGCGGAACGTGCCGCGTTGCCGTCGCCGACCGCGAAAACCGCTCCGCCAGCCTTGAATAA